GCCCTGTCGCCGAGCGCACCCCGCTCACGTAGGTAGTCCACCGTCATGAGCGCGGACATCTTCTCCGCGAGCGCGGTGGTGATGAGCTGGTTGATCGAAACATCCTCCGCCTTGGCAAGTTCACGTACCTTCTTGTGCAGCGACTCAGGTAGACGCAGGCTAATCGTACTCATGATGTGACTCCTATTCTCCTTAGGAACTCTCCTGGGCGAATGGCCTCGACACCCCAAGCAGGCGACTGTGCGAAATCGCGTGTGTTGTGGGTGACGATCAGGCCACTGCCCGCAGCGACCGCGAGTTCGAGGATGTGGTCATCCTTCGGGTCTCTGAGTACCGGACGCCACAGGAAGTGGATCTCCTGAAGGTGCGCCACGCTACACCAGTACTGGATGAGCGCGTCGACGTCCCCTGTGGAAAGACCGGGTGCGGCGCCCTCCCGCTTGAGGGCATCCTCATATTCCAGAA
This region of Coriobacteriia bacterium genomic DNA includes:
- a CDS encoding DUF6290 family protein yields the protein MSTISLRLPESLHKKVRELAKAEDVSINQLITTALAEKMSALMTVDYLRERGALGDRAAYDAVMAKVPDVEPDEGDEL
- a CDS encoding putative toxin-antitoxin system toxin component, PIN family; this translates as MSERIVIDTNIAVAGLRSSRGASHRVLQLIGIGHFDIALSVPLVLEYEDALKREGAAPGLSTGDVDALIQYWCSVAHLQEIHFLWRPVLRDPKDDHILELAVAAGSGLIVTHNTRDFAQSPAWGVEAIRPGEFLRRIGVTS